From one Candidatus Equadaptatus faecalis genomic stretch:
- a CDS encoding oxidoreductase codes for AEEKESGSVNLLGVTPLDFSVTGNAEALKTFFENKGLKVNSVWAMNSAPEELKRAGKAEINVVVSSCGFGAAEALKEKYGAPYVVGCPVGKAFSEEILCAIKDKSNVKQPKIKPSKNYVIGEAVTACSIRAALKRDFGIDANVICPTEYSFGQLFENDAEARYEDEIETALRGAELVIADPMYLPVISPETKFIPFPHEACSGRMYRKDIPMFIGGAFNKWIEKALS; via the coding sequence GGCAGAGGAAAAAGAAAGCGGAAGCGTCAACCTTCTCGGCGTAACGCCGCTTGATTTCTCGGTGACGGGAAATGCGGAAGCGCTGAAAACTTTCTTTGAGAATAAGGGACTTAAAGTCAATTCGGTGTGGGCAATGAATTCTGCTCCCGAAGAACTGAAACGCGCCGGAAAAGCGGAAATAAACGTTGTCGTTTCTTCATGCGGCTTCGGAGCGGCGGAAGCTCTGAAAGAAAAATACGGCGCACCGTACGTTGTCGGATGCCCTGTCGGCAAAGCTTTTTCGGAAGAAATATTGTGTGCAATTAAAGATAAATCCAATGTAAAACAGCCTAAAATAAAGCCGTCTAAAAATTACGTCATAGGCGAGGCTGTAACCGCCTGTTCAATACGCGCGGCGCTGAAACGCGATTTCGGAATTGACGCGAACGTAATATGCCCGACGGAATACTCTTTCGGACAGCTTTTTGAAAACGACGCAGAGGCGCGCTATGAAGACGAAATCGAAACGGCGCTTCGCGGTGCGGAGCTTGTGATTGCTGACCCAATGTATCTGCCCGTTATTTCGCCTGAAACGAAATTTATCCCGTTCCCTCACGAAGCCTGCTCAGGAAGAATGTACAGAAAAGACATTCCGATGTTTATCGGCGGCGCTTTCAATAAATGGATTGAAAAAGCACTTTCATAG
- a CDS encoding carbamate kinase: protein MTKRVILAIGGNALGHTHSEQLEGAKLAASCAADMIQEGWSVVITHGNGPQLGILESVLKRLAETNAKAAEVPFSAKIAMTQAYIGGDIKNALSAEFEKRGMTDAEAESIITEVLVDENDPAFCNPSKPIGEFMSKEEAEALSAKTGTAVMEDAGRGYRQAVASPKPLEILKIKEIREAADKGKVVITCGGAGIPVVKDGEGYRSVHAVIDKDYVSALLAEQLGADCLLIITGIEKVSVNYRKPNETDLGAITVGEAQKYIADGQFAAGSMLPKMEAAADFARSANGRKTIITNLENAFAAFKGETGTRIVSGTSAKGRFCLK from the coding sequence ATGACAAAACGCGTCATACTTGCCATAGGCGGAAATGCGCTCGGGCACACTCACAGCGAACAGCTTGAAGGGGCAAAACTTGCCGCTTCGTGTGCCGCTGACATGATACAGGAAGGCTGGAGCGTTGTAATAACGCACGGAAACGGCCCTCAGCTCGGCATTCTTGAAAGCGTGCTGAAAAGACTTGCCGAAACGAACGCGAAAGCGGCTGAAGTCCCGTTCTCCGCAAAAATAGCGATGACACAGGCATACATAGGCGGCGACATTAAAAACGCGCTTAGTGCTGAATTTGAAAAACGCGGAATGACAGATGCCGAAGCGGAATCGATAATCACCGAAGTGCTTGTTGACGAAAACGACCCCGCGTTTTGCAACCCCTCAAAACCGATAGGGGAATTCATGAGCAAAGAAGAAGCGGAAGCACTTTCCGCAAAAACGGGAACAGCGGTTATGGAAGACGCGGGACGCGGCTACAGACAGGCGGTTGCATCGCCGAAACCGCTTGAAATCCTGAAAATAAAAGAAATACGCGAGGCGGCGGACAAAGGAAAAGTCGTAATCACCTGCGGAGGCGCAGGAATACCCGTTGTAAAAGACGGCGAAGGGTACAGAAGCGTACACGCGGTCATAGACAAAGACTACGTATCCGCGCTGCTTGCGGAACAGCTTGGCGCGGACTGTCTGCTGATAATCACCGGCATCGAAAAAGTGTCGGTAAACTACAGAAAACCGAACGAAACAGACCTGGGCGCAATAACCGTCGGCGAAGCGCAGAAATACATAGCCGACGGACAATTCGCCGCAGGCTCAATGCTCCCCAAAATGGAAGCGGCGGCGGATTTTGCCCGCTCAGCAAACGGAAGAAAAACCATAATCACAAACCTTGAAAACGCGTTCGCCGCCTTCAAAGGCGAAACGGGAACGCGCATAGTCAGCGGCACGTCCGCAAAAGGCAGATTCTGCCTGAAATAA
- the lysA gene encoding diaminopimelate decarboxylase produces the protein MFVDLKLAQEITEKYGTPVYVYSEKELRAHCREMLEAFDGMLIPSYSIKANTNIHLMKIIREEGFYCDAMSPGEIFLAEKAGFTDAEIYCITNNVSAEEMKFAIDRNVLLSVDSLSQLETYGKINPGGRISIRVNPGYGMGAGHDKKVITAGHETKFGVQAELFDQVAPVLDRYKLRLVGVQQHIGSLFLDPIPYIDAAKALLELVKRCFPGLEFVDFGGGFGCPYKPGEPRLDFKEFMKQFRPILEEFREGYDNKKVEFNCEPGRYVVAESSVILGRVHSIKDNYGSKYVGTDIGFNVLQRPVMYDSYHHITVLGGGDVSLKPADGSVNVVGNICESGDVLAHDRNIGPVREGDLIAVENAGAYGFCMSSNYNCRLKPAEVLIKEDGTLQCIRRADTFEDLMRNF, from the coding sequence ATGTTTGTTGACCTTAAGCTTGCACAGGAAATAACGGAAAAATACGGCACGCCAGTGTACGTTTACAGCGAAAAAGAACTTCGCGCGCACTGCCGCGAAATGCTTGAAGCCTTTGACGGTATGCTGATACCCAGCTACTCGATCAAAGCCAACACGAACATTCACCTCATGAAAATAATCCGCGAAGAAGGCTTTTACTGCGATGCAATGTCGCCGGGCGAAATCTTCCTTGCCGAAAAGGCGGGCTTTACGGACGCGGAAATCTACTGCATAACAAACAACGTTTCGGCGGAAGAAATGAAATTCGCGATAGACAGAAACGTGCTTCTCAGCGTTGACTCACTCAGCCAGCTTGAAACCTACGGCAAAATAAACCCGGGCGGAAGAATTTCAATCCGCGTCAATCCAGGCTACGGAATGGGCGCAGGCCACGACAAAAAAGTTATCACCGCGGGACACGAAACGAAATTCGGCGTTCAGGCGGAACTGTTTGACCAGGTCGCCCCTGTGCTTGACAGATACAAACTGCGCCTTGTCGGAGTTCAGCAGCACATAGGCTCGCTGTTCCTTGACCCTATTCCGTACATCGACGCCGCAAAAGCGCTTCTCGAGCTCGTGAAACGCTGCTTCCCGGGACTCGAATTCGTTGATTTCGGCGGAGGCTTCGGCTGCCCTTACAAACCAGGAGAGCCGCGCCTTGACTTCAAGGAATTTATGAAACAGTTCCGTCCCATACTCGAAGAATTCCGCGAAGGCTACGATAACAAAAAGGTTGAATTCAACTGCGAACCAGGCCGCTACGTGGTTGCGGAAAGCTCCGTAATACTCGGCAGGGTTCATTCGATAAAAGACAACTACGGCTCAAAATACGTTGGAACAGACATTGGCTTCAATGTTCTTCAGCGCCCCGTAATGTACGACTCTTACCACCACATAACGGTGCTCGGCGGCGGAGACGTAAGCCTTAAGCCTGCAGACGGTTCCGTAAACGTTGTCGGCAACATCTGCGAAAGCGGCGATGTGCTCGCGCATGACAGAAACATAGGACCAGTGCGCGAAGGCGACCTGATAGCCGTTGAAAACGCGGGGGCATACGGCTTCTGCATGTCCTCAAACTACAACTGCCGGCTGAAACCTGCGGAAGTGCTAATCAAAGAAGACGGCACCCTGCAGTGCATAAGAAGGGCAGACACCTTTGAAGACCTTATGAGGAACTTCTAA